CCGGCCTGCTGCTGGCCGCCGTCGTTCCGCTGGCGTTGCTCGTGCTGTCCCCGGCGGCCGGGTTCCTGGGGCTGCTGTTCCTCGGCGTGCTGATGCTGACGGCGGCGTTCGAGCGAGAGAGCGTGCAGGCGGCCGACGACTTCGCCGCGCGTGTGGTCGAGGACCCGGAGCCCGTGCAGTCGGTGATCCTGCTCGGCGGCCTTGCCGGCCCGGAGCGCGGCCGGCTGCTGCGCGATGGTCTGGGCGCGGCCGCGGCCGCGGCCGCGTCGGCGGGGGCGCTCTCGGGGGAGGAGCGCGAGCGCATCCTGCGCGGCCTGCTGGAGCCGGGCGATGGTCCGCTCACCGGCGCGGACGTGTGGACGTCCGCCCTCGGGCTGCTGTCCCGTGGGCCGTCGGCCGCGCGGCGGATCCGCCGTCTGGCGGCGGCCGAGGGCGAAGGGCATCCGGCCCGGGAGGTGATGGCGCTGGTGCGGCATGCCTATTCCCGCCTGCTGGTCTCCACGCGACGCAAGCCCCCGGTGGTGTCCATGGCCGACCTGGCAGGCGTGCGGTCGCAGGCCATTGTGGGCGGCATGGCGGGCGCGACCGCGCTGTGCGTGTTCCTGTTCATGGTTTTGACGACGGTGCCCCACTACCTGGACTTCCTGTTGACCGTCGGCGTGCTGGCGGCGGTGGCGGGCACGATGGCGGGCCATCAGTTCCGGGGGGACGCGCCCTCGGCCGGGCTGCTGGGGTGGCGGATCCTGGTCGCCACCACGTCCTTTGTATGCAGCACGATGCTGGGCCTCTGCCTGGCGGACGGCCTGCTGGGTCAGCGGGTGCTTTCGCGGCTGGCTCTGCAGCTTCCGCTGCTCATGATCCCGCTTCTGGCGGTTGCCGCCCTTGCCGGCGGGCTGTTCGTGCGCTGGACGTTCAGGGCGGGGCGTGGAACGGCGGCGGACCGACCAAGTCCGTCCCGGACGGCTCACACGGCGGCCCTGAACGGGGATGGTGGGCGGCGGGCGGTGCGGATGCGCGAGGTCTCCGTGGAGGACGAGCCGCCGAAGCGGCGATGAGGGTCGGACAAGGGCGTTCCGGACGGATCGACGGCGGAGGCTTCGGACATGAGGCGAATCGTTCACAGCGGGTCGGTCGTGGCCCTGGAGGGGGAGCGTGCGGTTGTGCAGCTGGTGGCCTCGGAGGCCTGTCAGCCGGGCAAGTTCGGGTGTGCGTGCTGCGGGTCCGGGCAGCAGGAGCCGCGTCGGATCCGGGTGCCGCGCGCCGATCTGGTGCAAGGGGACGCGGTGACCGTCTCCATCCCCGTCTACGTCACCTACCTGGCCACGCTGGCCGCTTTCGGCCTGCCAGCGATCGGCTTTCTTGCCGGTGCGCTGATCGGGCTGGCTGTGGAGGGGAACCAGGAGGCGCACGGCATGCCGATCATCGTCGGCAGCTTCTGCGGGCTGGCCGCCGGCGTGGGGCTGTCGCTGCTGGCGGAGAAGCACATCGGGGCCGGGTCCTACGAGGTGCGGCGCGTCTCGGACGCCGGCTCCTGAGCCCGGCGCGCCGGGCTCAGCATGGCGCGGACGATCATGTCCACGGCGTCCTCTTCGGTCAGGCCCCGGGCCATGAGGGTCTCCATCTGCCGGGAATCCACGCTGCCGATCGATGCCTCGTGCGTCACGCGCGCGAGCGGATGGCGCACGTCGACGATCGGGGTGGCGCGGGCGATGGCCCGATCCATGACGATCTCCTTGCAGTCGACGTGGCCCACGGCGTGCGGGGCCGAGGCGGTCAGCTCGTTGTAGACGTCCGCCCGGGCATCGTCCTTGACGGCAATGCGGCTCAGGAGCACGCCGGCCGCGCCGGGTCCTTGCAGGTGGGCGACCTCGCGGATGCGGATCTCGTCATCGTCGCTCCCGGACATGCGGGCGACCATCCGCAGCGAGCTGTGCTCCCGGCAACGCGCCTCGTAGTCGATGTCCATGCGGCCGACGCGCCCTTCCAGCAGTTCGAACTCCGTCTCGAACGACGCGCGGGGTGCGAGAGTGACGCGGGCGCGGGGTACGACGACGACGCCGCCGGCCGGTCCGTGGACGTGCCGCTCGAAGTAGGTGTAGCGCGCGTCCTCCGCGATGCGGATGTCGGCCTCCATCTCGTGGGTGACGTCCAGGGCGTTCGGGAAGACGCAGTGGGCCTGCAGGGTCACCCGGCTGCGCGGTTCGGCCGTCACGTCCAGCAGGATCCGCTGCAGGCCGGCCTCGGGCAGCACGCCGAAGCAGAGATGGACGGGGTTGCGCAACTGCGCTCCTTCGCGCACGCACACGCGCACGCGCACGCCGTCGGCCATCTCGTCCGGCTCGACGACGAGCCCGGGCACCAGGTGGGCGCCGATGACCCTGTTCTCGTGGATCACCAGGTGTGCGGCCTGGGAGTCTGCGAAGACCGACGGATCCTCCCCCACGTGGCCGTAGACGGCCAGCATCTGCTCGAAATCGCCGACCATCAGGCATCCTCCCGTCTGCGGGGGTCGTGGTGTGGGCAGGGGACGCACCGATCGGTGAAGTAGCGGCGGATGCGCCCGGCGGGTCCCTCCTCCACCGTCTGCCCGCAGCAGACCAGGGTGGCCCGGTCGGCGTGTTTCATCACCTCCGCGCTGTGGGTGACCAGCAGGACGGTCGTCCGCTGGGCCCGCAAGGCGGCGAACATGTCGAACATCCGGCTCAGGGCATCGACGTCGATCCCCGAATCCGGCTCGTCAGCCACGATCATCCGGGGTTTCATCACCAGGATGGAGGCCAGTTCGATGCGCTTGCGCTCGCCGCCGCTGAGCCC
The Candidatus Brocadiaceae bacterium genome window above contains:
- a CDS encoding SoxR reducing system RseC family protein, whose amino-acid sequence is MRRIVHSGSVVALEGERAVVQLVASEACQPGKFGCACCGSGQQEPRRIRVPRADLVQGDAVTVSIPVYVTYLATLAAFGLPAIGFLAGALIGLAVEGNQEAHGMPIIVGSFCGLAAGVGLSLLAEKHIGAGSYEVRRVSDAGS
- a CDS encoding SufBD protein; amino-acid sequence: MLAVYGHVGEDPSVFADSQAAHLVIHENRVIGAHLVPGLVVEPDEMADGVRVRVCVREGAQLRNPVHLCFGVLPEAGLQRILLDVTAEPRSRVTLQAHCVFPNALDVTHEMEADIRIAEDARYTYFERHVHGPAGGVVVVPRARVTLAPRASFETEFELLEGRVGRMDIDYEARCREHSSLRMVARMSGSDDDEIRIREVAHLQGPGAAGVLLSRIAVKDDARADVYNELTASAPHAVGHVDCKEIVMDRAIARATPIVDVRHPLARVTHEASIGSVDSRQMETLMARGLTEEDAVDMIVRAMLSPARRAQEPASETRRTS